CGGAGGTGATGGTTTTAAAGAACATTTTACAGTCAAAGGGAAAGCTGATGTTTTTTACATATTGTCCATCCAGCTTTGCTTTGATTGGGATTTCCAGTTCATCCCGGCCGCTGATCTGTGCCAGACCGGTAAGCCCTGGCCGCACGTCGTTGGCCTTGTACTGGTCTCGTTCTGCAATCAAATCTTCCTGATTCCAGAGTGCCGGGCGTGGTCCGATGATGCTCATCTCGCCTTTGATGATGTTAAAAATCTGTGGCAGCTCATCTAAACTTGTTTTCCTTAAAAACTTGCCGACCTTTGTAATGTACTGATCGGGGTTTTTGAGCATGTGGGTAGGGGTATCTTTTGGCGTATCGATGGACATGGTCCGGAATTTATAAATATTAAAGTGCTGTTTATGGATTCCAACACGTTTTTGTTTGAAAAGTATCGGTCCTTTGGAATCGGCTTTGATGGCGATCACAAGGATACCGTACACGGGTGAAAGGATGATCAGTCCAACCGTGGACAGTGTAAAATCCAGTATTCGCTTGAGATATTTCTGATAGATCATCTTACACTCCTACTTCAAAGCTGTATTCTGGTTCTTCTTCCTCTATGACTTCTTCTGGTTCTTTCAGCTTTTCTTCTTGTTCCATATTGCATCCTCTTTTCGGAACGCTGGGGGTAGCATTCCCTACATTTCATTCAATAATTTAAAACTCGTAGCACTCATGATCAAAACTGATCTTTGATCTTTACTTTCATCGCATTGCGTTTGCTTTCTCTATAAGGAAAAAGACAAACACAATGCGATGTGAAATAAAAATAGGTGGTGCTAAACCTGTACTTCTGGCCTTATAGACGAAAAGCACACCTATAAATTTCTTCACAGGATTTAATTATAATTAGCTCAACCACTATGTTTATCAGGCAACACCCT
The DNA window shown above is from Eubacterium limosum and carries:
- a CDS encoding sugar transferase yields the protein MIYQKYLKRILDFTLSTVGLIILSPVYGILVIAIKADSKGPILFKQKRVGIHKQHFNIYKFRTMSIDTPKDTPTHMLKNPDQYITKVGKFLRKTSLDELPQIFNIIKGEMSIIGPRPALWNQEDLIAERDQYKANDVRPGLTGLAQISGRDELEIPIKAKLDGQYVKNISFPFDCKMFFKTITSVLKNEGVQEGGTGAMGIEEDLK